From a single Vitis vinifera cultivar Pinot Noir 40024 chromosome 18, ASM3070453v1 genomic region:
- the LOC100248240 gene encoding laccase-15, giving the protein MWLIMKVFLLQILVFQLFGGDIHCQASIRRHTFVVREASYTRLCSTKDILTVNGQFPGPTIHAMKGETIIVDVYNRGKENVTIHWHGVNMPRYPWTDGPEYITQCPIQPGSNFSQKIILSSEEGTLWWHAHSDWTRATVHGAIIIYPKKGTKYPFHKPNAEFLIILGQWWKSDVNAVRDEVLAIGADVNASNSLLINGQPGDLLPCSKSGTFKLTVDHGKTYLLRIINAALHEPLFFSVTKHKMTVVGTDGSYTKPLTQNYITIFPGQTFDVLLEANQRPDHYYMAAITYSEAPTGFNIYDNTTTTAIVQYSGYYTPSSPPFLPHLPAYNDTNASLQVMAGLRSLADAEHPCNVPLSTSTNLFYTVSLNSYQCINDSCSGVNGTRSASSINNISFHTPTIDILEAYYYNISGVYGDKFPSVPPLVFNFTYDYLPLLYQLPSTGTEVRVLEYNSTVEIVFQGTNLVGGTNHPIHLHGHSFYVVGWGSGNFDENKDPLRYNLVDPPHQNTIYVPRNGWAAIRFEASNPGVWFMHCHIERHLSWGMETAFIVKNGKHPEAQMLPPPFDMPPC; this is encoded by the exons ATGTGGCTGATCATGAAGGTTTTCCTCTTGCAAATTTTAGTGTTTCAACTTTTTGGTGGTGACATCCATTGCCAAGCTTCAATCCGTCGGCACACTTTTGTG GTGAGGGAAGCTTCATATACAAGGCTTTGTAGCACCAAGGACATCTTAACAGTAAATGGACAATTTCCGGGACCAACTATACATGCTATGAAAGGAGAGACGATCATTGTTGACGTTTATAAtaggggaaaagaaaatgtcACCATTCACTG GCATGGGGTGAACATGCCTAGATATCCATGGACAGATGGTCCTGAGTATATCACACAATGCCCAATTCAGCCAGGGTCAAACTTTAGTCAGAAGATCATCCTTTCCTCTGAGGAAGGTACTTTATGGTGGCATGCTCATAGTGATTGGACCCGAGCCACTGTTCATGGAGCTATAATTATCTATCCTAAGAAGGGAACCAAGTATCCTTTTCACAAACCTAACGCAGAATTTCTTATCATATTAG GACAATGGTGGAAGAGTGATGTGAATGCGGTTCGAGATGAAGTGCTTGCAATTGGAGCTGATGTCAATGCCTCTAATTCTTTATTGATAAATGGACAACCCGGTGATCTACTTCCATGCTCAAAATCAG GCACATTCAAGCTAACAGTGGATCATGGAAAGACATATCTTCTTCGCATAATCAATGCTGCGTTGCACGAGCCTCTTTTCTTCTCCGTTACCAAGCATAAAATGACAGTGGTTGGAACAGATGGTAGCTACACGAAACCATTGACCCAAAATTACATCACAATATTTCCTGGCCAAACCTTTGATGTCTTACTAGAAGCTAACCAACGCCCGGATCACTATTACATGGCGGCTATAACTTATTCCGAAGCCCCGACaggttttaatatttatgataaCACAACCACCACAGCTATTGTACAATACAGTGGATACTACACTCCATCTTCACCTCCCTTCTTGCCTCATTTACCTgcatacaatgacacaaatgcaTCGCTTCAGGTCATGGCCGGCCTCCGAAGCTTAGCAGATGCGGAACATCCTTGCAATGTCCCATTGAGCACGAGCACTAACCTATTTTATACCGTTTCTTTAAACTCGTACCAATGCATCAATGATTCATGTTCAGGGGTCAATGGGACGCGGTCCGCCTCAAGTATAAACAACATAAGCTTCCATACCCCTACAATTGACATATTGGAAGCTTACTATTATAACATCAGTGGTGTATATGGAGATAAATTTCCTAGTGTTCCACCACTGGTGTTCAATTTTACATATGATTATCTTCCATTACTCTATCAGTTGCCGAGCACTGGAACAGAAGTAAGGGTGCTCGAGTATAACTCCACAGTGGAGATTGTTTTTCAAGGGACAAACTTGGTTGGAGGGACAAACcaccccattcatctccatggACACAGTTTCTATGTTGTTGGGTGGGGATCTGggaattttgatgaaaataaggaTCCTTTGCGCTACAATCTGGTGGATCCTCCCCATCAGAATACCATCTATGTTCCTAGGAATGGTTGGGCTGCAATCAGATTCGAGGCATCCAACCCTG GAGTGTGGTTCATGCACTGCCATATAGAACGCCATCTGAGTTGGGGCATGGAAACTGCGTTCATAGTGAAAAATGGTAAACACCCAGAAGCTCAAATGCTGCCCCCTCCATTTGACATGCCGCCATGTTGA